Proteins encoded by one window of Streptomyces uncialis:
- a CDS encoding 6-phosphofructokinase: MRIGVLTAGGDCPGLNAVIRSVVHRAVTHHGDEVIGFEDGYAGLLDGRYRPLDLNAVSGILARGGTILGSSRLERDRFRAACENIRQLAKEIGFDVLIPIGGEGTLTAARMLADAGLPVVGVPKTIDNDISSTDRTFGFDTAVGVATEAMDRLKTTAESHQRVMVVEVMGRHAGWIALESGMAAGAHGICLPERPFDPDDLVALVEERFSRGKKFAVICVAEGAHPIEGSMDYQKGEIDRFGHERFQGIGTALAFELQRRLGKEAKPVILGHVQRGGTPTAYDRVLATRFGWHAVEAAHRGESGKMTALRGTDVVMVPLADAVTELKTVPKDRMDEAESVF, from the coding sequence ATGCGTATCGGAGTACTCACCGCAGGCGGCGACTGCCCGGGCCTGAACGCAGTGATCCGTTCGGTCGTGCACCGGGCCGTCACCCATCACGGCGACGAGGTCATCGGCTTCGAGGACGGCTACGCCGGGCTCCTCGACGGGCGCTACCGTCCCCTCGACCTCAACGCCGTCAGCGGCATCCTCGCCCGCGGCGGCACCATCCTCGGCTCCTCCCGGCTGGAGCGGGACCGCTTCCGCGCGGCCTGCGAGAACATCCGCCAGCTGGCCAAGGAGATCGGCTTCGACGTCCTCATCCCGATCGGCGGCGAGGGCACGCTGACCGCCGCGCGGATGCTCGCCGACGCGGGTCTCCCGGTCGTCGGGGTCCCCAAGACCATCGACAACGACATCTCCTCCACCGACCGCACCTTCGGCTTCGACACGGCCGTCGGGGTCGCCACCGAGGCGATGGACCGGCTCAAGACCACGGCGGAGTCCCACCAGCGGGTCATGGTCGTCGAGGTCATGGGACGACACGCCGGGTGGATCGCCCTGGAGTCCGGGATGGCCGCGGGAGCCCACGGCATCTGTCTGCCGGAGCGCCCGTTCGACCCGGACGACCTGGTCGCCCTGGTCGAGGAACGCTTCTCGCGCGGCAAGAAGTTCGCCGTGATCTGTGTCGCCGAGGGCGCCCACCCGATCGAGGGGTCGATGGACTACCAGAAGGGCGAGATCGACCGGTTCGGTCACGAGCGCTTCCAGGGCATCGGCACCGCGCTCGCCTTCGAGCTCCAGCGGCGCCTCGGCAAAGAGGCCAAGCCGGTCATCCTCGGCCATGTCCAGCGGGGTGGGACGCCCACCGCGTACGACCGCGTCCTCGCCACGCGCTTCGGCTGGCACGCGGTGGAGGCGGCGCACCGGGGGGAGTCCGGCAAGATGACCGCGCTGCGGGGTACGGACGTCGTCATGGTTCCCCTCGCCGACGCGGTCACC